One Nocardia sp. NBC_01327 genomic window carries:
- a CDS encoding MDR family MFS transporter, with protein MRVFAGILQVHGPQSTAYSVSLDRTAYCYPYTVSLRDIGSAAMTSPQTTSTDFDPALRRLVIVVLLGAIMTILDTTITSVAVNTLGAQFNTSLSSIQWVLTGYTLALSMSIPLSGWAITRFGPKTMWITSLLLFITGSVLCGMSWNVASLIVFRLLQGFGAGMILPIGQTMLARAAGPARMRRVMSAVAVPAMLAPVLGPVVGGLILGHLSWRWMFYINVPLCAVAVAAAIRLLPRDSIRDRGSKLDALGLALLSPGLGALVYGTAQAGGGASLTDARVVASVLAGVALVACYVLHAARKGTAALIDVRLLRNRNFAAINAIVFLYIGALSGLMALLPLYLQTVNAETPLRSGIMVAPLGLGAMTTMAITGKVTDKLSPRLLILSGLPVVLIGILGLTQIGPDTSTALLVAMLFVIGLGHGMIMPPAMGASYQTLQHSEIPAATTVTNVGVRTASSFGVAALFVLLQRNFEHQSPATAGGVAMPAGHAPTADIARSLTHAFTQTYWWALVIAAVAIVPALMLQRRSALAPVPTAAHNESIGPRSAVGSSSHRET; from the coding sequence GTGCGCGTCTTTGCCGGGATTCTGCAGGTCCACGGCCCGCAGTCTACTGCATACAGCGTATCGCTTGACAGAACAGCGTATTGTTATCCATACACCGTATCGTTAAGGGATATAGGAAGCGCTGCAATGACATCTCCTCAGACAACATCAACCGACTTCGACCCAGCCTTGCGCAGACTCGTGATCGTGGTGCTCCTCGGCGCGATCATGACAATCCTGGACACCACGATCACCAGTGTTGCCGTCAATACACTTGGCGCCCAGTTCAATACGTCACTGTCATCGATCCAGTGGGTGCTGACCGGTTATACGCTGGCGCTGTCAATGAGCATCCCGTTGTCGGGATGGGCGATCACACGGTTCGGTCCCAAGACGATGTGGATCACCTCGCTGTTGCTGTTCATCACCGGGTCGGTGTTGTGCGGGATGTCTTGGAACGTCGCCAGTCTCATCGTGTTTCGGCTGCTACAGGGTTTCGGCGCCGGAATGATCCTGCCGATCGGCCAGACCATGCTGGCGCGCGCGGCCGGCCCAGCAAGAATGCGCCGAGTCATGAGCGCGGTGGCGGTTCCCGCAATGCTTGCCCCGGTACTCGGTCCCGTCGTCGGCGGATTGATTCTCGGCCACCTCTCATGGCGCTGGATGTTCTACATCAACGTTCCACTCTGTGCCGTCGCCGTCGCTGCCGCGATCCGGCTATTGCCGCGCGACTCGATCCGCGACCGTGGAAGCAAGCTCGACGCACTCGGACTGGCGCTGCTGTCACCGGGTTTGGGTGCGCTCGTGTACGGCACCGCACAGGCGGGTGGCGGTGCGAGCCTGACCGATGCCCGAGTCGTCGCAAGCGTGCTGGCGGGTGTTGCGCTCGTCGCCTGCTACGTCCTGCATGCCGCACGTAAGGGCACAGCGGCGTTGATCGATGTCCGACTGCTGCGGAATCGGAACTTCGCTGCGATCAACGCAATAGTGTTCCTCTACATCGGGGCACTGTCCGGTTTGATGGCATTGCTGCCGCTGTATTTGCAAACCGTCAATGCCGAAACCCCACTGCGGTCAGGGATTATGGTGGCGCCGCTGGGGTTGGGCGCGATGACGACCATGGCGATCACCGGCAAAGTGACCGACAAACTCTCACCACGGCTACTCATTCTCAGCGGCCTGCCGGTGGTTCTGATCGGAATTCTGGGCCTGACCCAGATCGGCCCCGACACCAGCACGGCCTTGCTGGTGGCAATGCTGTTCGTGATCGGACTCGGACACGGCATGATCATGCCGCCAGCCATGGGGGCCAGCTACCAGACTCTGCAGCACTCCGAAATCCCCGCGGCCACAACGGTTACCAATGTCGGCGTTCGCACAGCGAGTTCCTTCGGCGTCGCGGCACTGTTCGTGCTGTTGCAGCGCAATTTCGAACATCAGTCGCCCGCGACGGCCGGTGGTGTGGCGATGCCCGCGGGGCATGCTCCAACGGCTGACATCGCCCGGTCGCTGACCCACGCGTTCACCCAGACCTATTGGTGGGCGCTGGTTATCGCTGCTGTCGCGATAGTGCCCGCACTGATGTTGCAGCGCAGGTCAGCACTGGCACCGGTCCCGACCGCAGCGCACAATGAGTCCATCGGCCCACGATCCGCAGTCGGCTCTTCCTCACATCGCGAAACCTAG
- a CDS encoding LysM peptidoglycan-binding domain-containing protein codes for MTKTPDDPIGSQSLQLAAPLVGGAAPSGSVVSPNGLYTAEADSAAAPGAYKILGPDGKPTGLGLLAPLAASGGHIALDNDGKLTEYATAGTTNNTVQSIASTTAKPPPGTIVNTNVPGLVQNAINDLQSLTQNILGHFGSKKATVVLPNPLTAAFYAPLDRSSGQFIDAYNAKLVSISAQEAIVPTSDEIAVAASANMAEANAKYSNAITGAITNLNTSLRQLLPPDPNSGEKLDTSNTDTILACVTAAMDTVSQSYQGYMAEVKVHANNLANSYTVKSGDNLSTIAAAHGETWEQLYGSNSKVVGANPNDIQPGERLALQPPPAAPPAAPPATPPAAPPATPPAAPPAKPPAKPPAKTDIYGAVLPSLAPAKPPTKTAAPAPVPDSGVLGWL; via the coding sequence ATGACCAAAACTCCTGACGATCCGATAGGCAGCCAGAGCTTACAGCTTGCGGCACCGCTGGTCGGCGGTGCCGCACCGTCCGGCTCCGTGGTGTCGCCGAATGGTTTGTATACCGCTGAAGCCGACTCGGCGGCCGCTCCTGGTGCTTATAAGATTCTCGGGCCAGACGGCAAGCCGACGGGCCTTGGCCTACTCGCGCCGCTAGCGGCCTCGGGTGGGCACATCGCTCTCGACAACGACGGCAAACTCACCGAATATGCGACCGCGGGCACGACGAATAACACTGTGCAGTCTATTGCATCCACGACAGCGAAACCCCCGCCAGGCACCATAGTCAACACGAATGTACCGGGACTGGTGCAGAACGCTATCAATGACCTGCAGAGTCTGACACAGAATATACTCGGTCATTTCGGGTCGAAGAAGGCGACGGTGGTCTTACCAAATCCACTGACGGCGGCATTTTACGCCCCTTTGGACAGAAGCTCAGGCCAATTCATCGACGCGTATAATGCGAAGCTGGTTTCGATTTCCGCTCAGGAAGCAATAGTTCCCACTAGCGACGAAATTGCAGTCGCGGCGTCTGCAAATATGGCAGAGGCAAACGCCAAATACTCCAACGCCATCACCGGTGCGATCACCAACCTTAATACATCTTTGCGCCAGCTGCTGCCGCCGGATCCAAACTCCGGCGAAAAATTAGACACCTCCAATACGGACACAATTCTGGCGTGTGTTACCGCGGCGATGGACACTGTGTCTCAGAGCTATCAGGGTTACATGGCGGAAGTAAAGGTCCATGCGAATAACCTAGCGAACAGTTATACCGTCAAGTCCGGCGACAACCTCAGCACGATCGCCGCCGCGCACGGTGAGACCTGGGAGCAGCTGTACGGGAGCAACAGCAAGGTCGTCGGAGCCAACCCGAACGATATCCAACCGGGGGAAAGATTAGCCCTTCAGCCACCTCCGGCCGCACCTCCGGCCGCACCTCCAGCCACACCCCCGGCCGCACCTCCAGCCACACCCCCGGCCGCACCTCCAGCCAAGCCTCCGGCCAAGCCTCCGGCGAAGACCGATATCTACGGCGCGGTTTTGCCGTCCCTGGCCCCGGCCAAGCCTCCGACGAAAACCGCTGCTCCAGCCCCCGTCCCCGACAGCGGTGTGCTGGGCTGGCTTTGA
- a CDS encoding DUF5984 family protein, giving the protein MVDSARGRQLNLGMMRVRFELAPLKMVVPWGESRCLHWFGLTQGKYCLEVGGVELLRYAERKANSIADGSAAATSWVDYYVVRLWEDLLTVLPPALEPVPDDLAKFFAAEPERWVDTSDPSLLDDPAIDAASEAYSLRWTDSSYLRFGPAFRWWRTLRPEDTVTVVWRFTPDPDGEITFSAPLSGRRTVSTQEFVAAVADFDHRLLQAMQERVDHLAVVGSSPGIELDIPGLIREQAQRRTWLPRALARHEDTDWAVVRAGAAILAPHLA; this is encoded by the coding sequence GTGGTCGACAGCGCGCGGGGCCGCCAGTTGAATCTAGGCATGATGCGCGTCCGGTTCGAGTTGGCGCCCCTCAAGATGGTTGTTCCGTGGGGGGAGAGTCGCTGCCTGCATTGGTTCGGGCTCACCCAAGGGAAGTACTGCTTGGAGGTTGGTGGTGTCGAGCTGCTGAGATATGCAGAGCGGAAAGCGAATTCGATAGCCGATGGCAGCGCTGCCGCAACATCTTGGGTGGATTACTACGTGGTGCGGTTGTGGGAGGATCTGCTCACTGTTTTGCCTCCGGCTCTCGAGCCGGTACCGGATGATTTGGCGAAATTCTTCGCTGCTGAACCCGAGAGATGGGTCGATACCAGCGACCCATCTCTCCTCGATGATCCCGCGATCGACGCTGCCTCGGAGGCATACAGCCTGCGGTGGACCGACAGCTCATATCTGCGATTCGGACCCGCGTTTCGGTGGTGGCGCACTCTCCGCCCCGAGGACACGGTCACCGTGGTGTGGCGGTTCACACCCGATCCCGACGGTGAGATCACGTTCTCTGCGCCGCTGTCGGGCCGGAGGACGGTCAGCACCCAGGAATTCGTTGCTGCCGTAGCCGATTTCGACCACCGACTGCTGCAAGCCATGCAGGAGCGGGTGGACCACCTGGCTGTGGTCGGCTCCAGTCCAGGGATCGAGCTCGATATCCCCGGACTGATCCGGGAGCAGGCGCAACGCCGCACTTGGTTGCCGCGTGCGTTGGCGCGACACGAGGACACCGACTGGGCCGTCGTGCGTGCAGGCGCGGCGATCCTGGCTCCCCATCTGGCGTGA
- a CDS encoding TetR/AcrR family transcriptional regulator: MDLQNPGKDAHTGTPIWARPKPQRRPTVTRDDIVTAAMNIADEEGFEAVSMRRVASRLGVGPMALYTHIDSKDDLLDLIADALAGKIVLSDDDLTEDWRESITRVARRERAMIKQHPWAIELFGKRRTIGPNAMLHSEQSLKALDGLDSSPAVTIQIVKAVDQYTTGFVLRETLTYSQEAFGLGSAAGAYMRDAAVANGYRRLTKLLQHNPTELPGNDESFERGLRWLLEGIERDITGR; the protein is encoded by the coding sequence GTGGACCTGCAGAATCCCGGCAAAGACGCGCACACTGGCACACCCATCTGGGCGCGCCCGAAACCGCAGCGGCGACCCACGGTGACCAGAGACGACATCGTCACTGCCGCAATGAATATCGCCGACGAGGAGGGGTTCGAGGCGGTGTCCATGCGCCGAGTGGCGTCACGGCTGGGTGTGGGTCCGATGGCCCTCTACACCCACATCGACTCCAAGGACGATCTGTTGGACCTGATCGCCGACGCGCTTGCCGGCAAGATCGTGCTCAGCGACGACGACCTCACCGAGGACTGGCGTGAGTCGATCACGCGAGTGGCCCGGCGCGAACGCGCCATGATCAAACAGCATCCCTGGGCCATCGAACTCTTCGGCAAGCGCCGCACGATCGGGCCGAATGCAATGCTGCACAGCGAACAATCGCTCAAAGCCCTGGACGGCCTGGACTCCTCACCGGCGGTGACAATTCAGATCGTGAAGGCGGTTGACCAGTACACCACCGGGTTCGTCCTCCGCGAAACCCTGACCTATTCGCAAGAGGCATTCGGACTCGGCTCCGCCGCCGGCGCCTACATGCGCGACGCGGCCGTCGCCAATGGCTACCGGCGGCTCACGAAGCTCCTGCAGCACAACCCGACCGAACTCCCCGGCAACGACGAGAGTTTCGAACGGGGACTCCGCTGGCTGTTGGAAGGAATCGAGCGGGACATCACCGGCCGATGA
- a CDS encoding FHA domain-containing protein — protein sequence MADLWMDADHHGNGINWTDVGEAALAGAGGGVAGSLVGAKLGQGFGHILGDRRSLPGQYFQHLGAGMAGALGGGAAGGLVGGAITIIAGNAIAAAHGQSVNLFHGLGLDTLMQGVEAGIGGGLLGGASEALRTGREPHNGAQSTPEPSGEPPGSSVVRNGDVHVPDDRTRNGVEPASDSGRPEQSLGKVDDPVPQPPPDTTPRHQAAVPDIRPVRVDEAARTSHTVVGRSAPDAERPPAQVQARVVEPVRSEVPRRPVEQVQRPAKTAEIGSWSPRTAPTPESAAQREGQLPKAAYQKPDQNPVESPGYQVSVDATRDRPAPGVAEHLPLPATKTAPVQVTAEPQPASRHPEQASAVEKPPAEIEKPPAITEEAAPSAGNEWKSVVAPAQLVRHIEHGGEHGRSQDVAQGRRGLRQVSPVGDLRRPGGANRPGEVAPKGREGALFQRGRGEHGPGHAPEMVAPRAPDHHRPVAADASPWTPGQPPAGGRPAGGGGDDFRGGGGGGFDRPSAAGDQGGEVEIRFGNASVRIPRGGEVRLGRADSPLSEHFSSYPTVSRGHATLGVDESGRVWVRDEGSSNGTFINGRRLGHGEESTLHQSDRVRLGSDYETNVEITHPDLPDGPVTSPEAQPVVLRLSGPDGSLPLRLAPGEEIRVGRDDLGGLTSDPGLVQQISRNHATIGMDRQRRIWIRDDASTNGAWVSDRRIEPGEKVFLDNGDRVKFGQGLEAGVRLEPERPTPSDPVAEPDRGGHPAVVGPAVDEIPAPPLHPDVAARAVADFPSVFDQPRTLDNLHENLRPDTSFDNLMAVREHSYRSNGVEPPALSRENLDSFLADIWNRRSDPKLKIYDAYSGTVRGSVPDPTGYIKDLVDMIPERADGYPRGALAQHSSGYILLTPDNYLTIDPDDLKFVRYSREGDSQIDIRYRVYVNAHQMAAPDLMKGIVHQIVQDSDRFPGVSLAKISGPTSMRADGVVIYVSDIESAGRVVDWLKDYQQRNPDSFEWPVPAMTNQAAPGISVGAEPEESMGRVSFGSVRSGIISEQLHSAQSFAEFQDAVLRGFDRNGIDSLRPHRNTERL from the coding sequence GTGGCCGATCTGTGGATGGATGCCGATCATCACGGCAACGGGATCAACTGGACCGATGTCGGCGAGGCAGCCCTCGCCGGGGCCGGAGGCGGCGTCGCCGGCAGCCTCGTTGGCGCCAAACTCGGGCAGGGATTCGGCCACATCCTCGGCGATCGTAGATCCCTGCCCGGCCAATACTTCCAACATCTCGGGGCAGGCATGGCCGGTGCGCTCGGAGGCGGCGCGGCTGGCGGCCTCGTTGGCGGCGCGATCACAATAATCGCCGGCAACGCGATCGCCGCAGCGCACGGCCAGTCGGTGAATCTGTTCCACGGCCTGGGCCTCGACACCCTCATGCAGGGGGTCGAGGCCGGTATTGGAGGCGGATTGCTGGGTGGCGCCTCCGAGGCGCTGCGCACAGGCCGGGAACCCCACAATGGCGCCCAGTCGACGCCCGAGCCATCCGGCGAACCGCCCGGGTCGTCGGTGGTTCGGAACGGGGATGTTCATGTGCCGGACGACCGCACCCGAAACGGTGTAGAGCCGGCATCAGACTCCGGCAGGCCGGAGCAGTCGCTGGGCAAGGTCGACGACCCGGTGCCGCAGCCGCCGCCTGATACGACACCGCGGCATCAGGCGGCGGTACCCGATATACGGCCGGTCCGCGTCGACGAGGCAGCGCGGACCAGTCACACGGTCGTGGGTAGGAGCGCCCCGGACGCCGAGCGCCCGCCGGCGCAAGTCCAAGCTCGCGTTGTCGAACCAGTCCGGTCCGAAGTACCCCGGCGTCCGGTCGAACAGGTGCAGCGGCCGGCCAAAACGGCCGAGATCGGTAGCTGGTCGCCTCGCACAGCACCGACTCCGGAGTCGGCGGCCCAGCGCGAGGGCCAACTGCCGAAGGCCGCGTACCAGAAGCCGGATCAGAATCCGGTGGAGTCTCCTGGATACCAGGTATCCGTTGATGCCACTCGGGACCGGCCTGCTCCGGGTGTCGCGGAGCACTTGCCGCTCCCAGCCACCAAGACTGCTCCCGTCCAAGTCACTGCTGAACCGCAGCCCGCGTCGCGTCACCCCGAGCAGGCGTCGGCGGTGGAGAAGCCGCCGGCCGAAATCGAGAAGCCGCCGGCCATCACCGAGGAGGCCGCACCGTCCGCCGGTAACGAATGGAAATCTGTCGTCGCCCCGGCGCAACTGGTCAGGCACATCGAGCACGGCGGTGAGCACGGCCGTAGCCAGGACGTCGCCCAAGGCCGTCGGGGCCTTCGCCAGGTGTCGCCGGTCGGCGACCTCCGGCGCCCGGGCGGCGCGAACCGGCCGGGCGAGGTCGCTCCGAAGGGACGCGAAGGAGCATTGTTCCAGCGAGGTCGGGGCGAGCACGGCCCGGGTCACGCACCCGAAATGGTCGCCCCGCGGGCGCCGGATCACCACCGGCCGGTGGCCGCCGACGCCAGCCCCTGGACGCCTGGACAGCCTCCTGCGGGCGGGCGCCCTGCCGGGGGCGGCGGCGATGACTTTCGTGGCGGTGGCGGTGGCGGTTTCGATCGGCCGAGCGCGGCGGGCGACCAGGGCGGCGAGGTCGAGATCCGGTTCGGGAACGCGTCGGTCCGCATTCCCCGTGGCGGTGAGGTTCGCCTGGGACGTGCCGATTCACCTCTGTCCGAACACTTCTCGTCGTATCCGACCGTGTCTCGTGGTCACGCGACCCTCGGCGTGGATGAGAGCGGGCGAGTGTGGGTCCGGGACGAAGGATCGTCGAACGGCACGTTCATCAACGGCAGGCGACTCGGCCATGGCGAAGAATCGACGCTGCACCAGAGCGACCGGGTGCGGCTCGGCAGTGACTACGAGACGAACGTCGAGATCACACACCCTGATCTCCCGGATGGGCCGGTCACCTCCCCTGAGGCGCAGCCGGTCGTACTTCGCCTGTCCGGTCCGGATGGTTCGCTGCCGCTTCGGCTGGCGCCCGGTGAGGAGATCAGAGTCGGACGGGACGACCTGGGTGGGTTGACGTCCGATCCAGGTCTGGTCCAGCAGATTTCGCGCAACCATGCCACGATCGGCATGGACCGTCAGCGGCGGATCTGGATTCGGGACGATGCCTCCACCAACGGGGCCTGGGTCAGCGATCGAAGGATCGAGCCGGGAGAGAAGGTGTTCCTCGATAATGGCGATCGAGTGAAGTTCGGGCAGGGGCTGGAAGCCGGGGTACGACTGGAACCTGAGCGCCCGACACCTTCAGACCCGGTTGCGGAGCCCGACCGGGGCGGGCATCCCGCGGTCGTTGGTCCGGCAGTGGACGAAATCCCTGCGCCGCCACTGCATCCGGACGTCGCAGCACGTGCGGTCGCCGACTTCCCATCGGTATTCGACCAGCCCCGAACGCTCGACAACTTGCATGAGAATCTACGGCCAGATACCAGCTTCGACAATCTGATGGCGGTTCGCGAACATTCCTATCGCAGCAATGGAGTGGAACCGCCGGCGCTGTCCAGGGAGAATCTGGATTCTTTCCTCGCCGATATCTGGAACCGGCGCAGTGATCCGAAGCTCAAGATCTATGACGCATACAGCGGTACCGTGCGAGGATCGGTACCGGACCCGACGGGATATATCAAGGATCTGGTAGACATGATTCCAGAACGCGCTGACGGATATCCGCGCGGAGCGCTTGCACAGCACAGCTCGGGGTACATACTGCTTACGCCCGATAACTATCTGACTATCGATCCGGATGATTTAAAATTCGTTCGCTATTCCCGAGAAGGCGATAGTCAGATCGACATCCGATATCGCGTCTACGTAAACGCACACCAAATGGCGGCTCCGGATTTGATGAAGGGCATCGTTCATCAAATCGTGCAGGATTCTGACCGATTTCCCGGCGTCAGCTTGGCCAAGATTTCTGGTCCGACCAGCATGCGAGCGGACGGCGTGGTCATCTATGTGAGCGACATCGAATCGGCGGGACGTGTAGTCGATTGGCTGAAAGATTACCAGCAACGAAATCCCGACTCGTTCGAATGGCCGGTCCCTGCAATGACCAATCAGGCTGCACCGGGTATTTCTGTCGGAGCCGAACCCGAAGAGAGCATGGGGCGAGTGAGCTTCGGATCGGTCCGATCGGGCATAATCTCCGAACAACTCCACTCGGCTCAGAGTTTCGCCGAATTCCAAGACGCAGTACTTCGTGGATTCGATCGAAACGGCATCGATTCTTTGCGGCCCCATCGCAATACGGAACGACTATGA
- a CDS encoding thiamine pyrophosphate-binding protein produces the protein MNDWRVAEYLVRGCAELGVRHIFGVDGANIEDVYDAAAYHAAGSDTRVHGVVAKHEFSAATMADGYARATGGVGVVVATSGGGAMNLVAGLAESFASQIPVLALIGQPPRDLEGKGAFQDTSGKAGSIDAAALFSTVSRYCARVEHATDLPQQFATAVEAALGGGPAVLLLPKDVQRSPIKTRTVRRNLPSRTIGDPADLAAVGTALKTARTTGKTLVIAGNQVARDDAREALRDLAVALDAAVGVTPDAKDVYGPRDPGYCGIAGTMGHPELLDVARATTLCLLVGTRLPATAQIPLGNIPLAAIGGQPPYLPALYAPSSNLAVSLPELTALVREGGSDATSSENTLHAGIPVTAMRLRPPAANGPGLHYREVMETISELLPASCAVFADAGNTGAAAVHHLELPVNGRFGLALGMGGMGYSFGAAIGSAFANPRPTYVIAGDGSFLMHGMEVHTAIEHALPITFVILNNNAHAMCVIRDRLYCQNHDDRNRFHRAMLAEGMAAMFPGLPCHAVRDTDELRAALSSPVESGPRFIAIDCDPDEMPPFTPFLAALDLLNPLLQLPFH, from the coding sequence ATGAATGACTGGCGCGTGGCCGAATATCTCGTGCGGGGATGCGCCGAACTGGGAGTTCGGCACATTTTCGGTGTGGACGGCGCGAATATCGAGGACGTTTACGATGCCGCGGCCTACCACGCCGCAGGCAGCGACACGAGAGTTCACGGCGTGGTGGCCAAACACGAGTTCTCCGCCGCGACAATGGCCGACGGGTATGCGCGCGCCACCGGCGGTGTGGGCGTAGTGGTCGCGACATCCGGCGGTGGCGCAATGAATCTGGTTGCCGGACTGGCGGAATCGTTCGCATCGCAGATACCGGTACTCGCTCTGATTGGGCAGCCTCCTCGAGATCTAGAAGGCAAAGGCGCCTTCCAGGACACCAGCGGCAAGGCAGGCAGCATCGATGCGGCGGCACTGTTCAGTACGGTGTCACGCTATTGCGCACGCGTGGAGCATGCGACGGACCTGCCACAGCAGTTCGCGACCGCGGTCGAGGCCGCGCTAGGCGGTGGACCGGCGGTTCTCTTGCTGCCCAAGGATGTACAGCGCTCCCCCATCAAGACACGGACAGTGCGCCGGAACCTGCCGTCGCGCACGATCGGAGACCCGGCAGACTTGGCCGCCGTCGGCACCGCGCTGAAAACAGCGCGAACCACCGGCAAGACTCTGGTGATCGCGGGTAACCAGGTCGCGCGAGACGATGCGCGGGAGGCGTTGCGCGACCTGGCGGTCGCCCTGGATGCCGCAGTCGGAGTGACACCGGACGCCAAGGACGTCTACGGCCCGCGAGATCCGGGATACTGCGGAATCGCGGGCACAATGGGTCATCCGGAACTGCTCGATGTCGCACGGGCGACCACCCTTTGCCTGCTAGTGGGCACCCGATTACCCGCGACAGCGCAGATTCCGCTCGGCAATATCCCGCTGGCCGCCATCGGCGGGCAGCCGCCCTACCTGCCCGCCCTCTACGCGCCCAGCTCGAATCTGGCCGTCTCACTACCGGAACTCACCGCGTTAGTGCGAGAAGGTGGAAGCGATGCAACCTCTTCCGAGAACACTCTCCACGCCGGAATCCCGGTCACTGCGATGCGGTTGCGGCCGCCAGCAGCGAACGGGCCGGGACTTCACTATCGGGAAGTGATGGAGACCATTTCGGAGCTGTTGCCCGCGAGCTGTGCGGTCTTCGCGGACGCAGGCAATACGGGTGCGGCGGCTGTCCACCACCTCGAACTACCGGTAAATGGCAGGTTCGGACTGGCGCTGGGCATGGGCGGTATGGGCTACAGCTTCGGCGCCGCGATCGGCTCGGCGTTCGCCAACCCTCGCCCGACCTACGTCATCGCCGGCGACGGCTCATTCTTGATGCACGGCATGGAAGTACACACCGCGATCGAGCACGCTCTACCGATCACCTTCGTGATCCTCAATAACAACGCGCACGCCATGTGCGTGATCCGGGACCGCCTGTACTGCCAAAACCACGACGACCGCAACCGCTTCCACCGCGCGATGCTCGCCGAAGGAATGGCGGCGATGTTCCCCGGACTGCCCTGCCACGCGGTACGCGATACAGATGAATTGCGCGCCGCACTATCCAGCCCCGTCGAGAGCGGCCCCCGATTCATCGCGATCGATTGCGATCCCGACGAGATGCCCCCGTTCACACCGTTTCTCGCCGCCCTTGACTTACTGAACCCGTTGCTACAGTTACCCTTTCACTAA
- a CDS encoding DUF6247 family protein yields the protein MAAPHHDPAHQLVPAAEPEALRAALPPPLREEFDSEWESVLEDAKKSHTLVDIHALLNKWQHTAAMEFRDPGSYQRMLDKAARILEQGGNPHGGTLEDMLAHIERRRRAL from the coding sequence ATGGCCGCCCCACATCACGATCCCGCGCACCAACTGGTGCCTGCGGCAGAGCCGGAAGCGTTGCGCGCCGCCCTGCCGCCGCCGCTGCGCGAGGAGTTCGACAGTGAGTGGGAGTCGGTGCTGGAGGACGCGAAGAAGTCCCACACCCTCGTCGATATCCACGCACTGCTGAACAAGTGGCAGCACACTGCGGCGATGGAGTTCCGGGATCCGGGCTCATATCAGCGGATGCTGGACAAGGCCGCACGAATCCTCGAGCAGGGCGGAAACCCCCACGGGGGCACCCTCGAGGACATGCTCGCCCACATCGAACGCCGGCGCCGAGCCCTCTGA